From the genome of Gemmatimonas phototrophica, one region includes:
- a CDS encoding SusC/RagA family TonB-linked outer membrane protein gives MRVLRSAAGIVLLMSPMAAAQAQQAVIRGTVTTQGTGAPIPATVAIQTMGLSAIATEQGRYSLTVPNGRATGQSVVVTARFIGYTPLSKTITLSAGDQTINFELKSDPFRLNEVITTGTADGQSVKKLPFSVAKVSAEQLKDVPASSPVAALAGKVAGARVALGVGNPGAAPAIRLRGSTNLGVGGSAPLIIVDGVITRFSIADIDAQDIESIEVLKGAAASAFYGSDAANGVLSITTKRGKDIKDGTTRVSVRSEFGNSALNRWVPLNEFHNYTLNPDGSILQTTAGARPLDGLISDNVYPTTGDSRYRNQLQEWLGNGNFYSSNVQVGYRRGGTNLNSSFTSDHNAGVLPFRSGQFRQSARANVDQQINSKVDFGTSVTYSLNRNDYDPNDSQGWFALLQAPPDIDLTRPNGPNDPVEFNPVLPSWAANARGNPLYGLKNSALELRRERFLGSANLRYRPTDWLRIEGQYGTDRSNTGSQSYDFKGFLNSSGLPTDGSLGLSTGVNVAENIQGNIIASKLFFGNLQSTTRATYLLEKQTNNGFSASGNVLTVVGVPDLDAVNPANNFVGSSRTTRNAQNYFVSQAFDYKDKYVADFLVRRDASSLFGAATRWASFYRMSGSWRWNEDLKIPGIQEGRLRASRGTAGVRPGFFDQYETYNVSQGQISKAQLGNKNLKPATQTENEYGLNVTFLDKFDAELVYAARQTEDAFLNVPLSLAQSGGFTSQVQNAATVSAKTWEFSLQTRLYDGKDVGYSIGFTADRTRQRIDKLGRAPFRVGAGGQSQNVFFYKEGEALGIIYGKKWLRSMDEVAQQNLDPALYTMNSDGYVVLKSRLGLGSEAPIAFKDESGSDQVVIGDVNPDFSFGFTQNLRFKNLSVYALIDGVKGGDIYNFTKQWMYQDGRHGTQGQGNRPEADRRPLAWYSGGLYDGLGANSHFVEDGSYARLRELSVAYQFTPNLLRKVGINGLANGFKFSVVGRNLLTWTDYTGFDPEATSGGDFNFRIDGFRYPNFRTITAMIDVSF, from the coding sequence ATGCGCGTGCTGCGTTCAGCGGCCGGCATTGTGCTTCTGATGTCGCCGATGGCCGCTGCGCAAGCGCAGCAGGCGGTCATCCGCGGCACCGTCACCACGCAGGGCACCGGCGCGCCGATTCCGGCGACCGTCGCCATCCAGACGATGGGGCTCTCCGCCATCGCGACCGAACAGGGTCGCTACTCACTCACCGTGCCGAACGGTCGAGCCACCGGCCAGTCGGTCGTTGTGACGGCCCGCTTCATCGGCTATACGCCGCTCAGCAAGACCATCACCCTGAGCGCTGGCGACCAGACGATCAACTTCGAGCTGAAGTCCGATCCGTTCCGCCTCAACGAAGTCATCACGACCGGTACCGCCGACGGTCAGTCGGTCAAGAAGCTTCCGTTCTCGGTGGCCAAGGTCTCGGCCGAACAGCTGAAGGACGTGCCGGCCTCGTCGCCCGTCGCCGCCCTCGCCGGTAAGGTTGCCGGTGCGCGCGTGGCGTTGGGCGTTGGTAACCCGGGTGCGGCCCCGGCTATCCGTCTCCGTGGTTCAACGAACCTCGGCGTTGGTGGCTCGGCGCCCCTCATCATTGTCGACGGCGTCATCACGCGCTTCTCCATCGCCGACATTGACGCCCAGGACATCGAGTCCATCGAAGTCCTCAAGGGTGCTGCCGCGTCGGCCTTCTACGGCTCCGACGCTGCCAACGGCGTGCTCTCCATTACCACCAAGCGTGGTAAGGACATCAAGGACGGCACCACGCGGGTCTCGGTCCGTTCAGAATTCGGCAACTCGGCGCTCAACCGCTGGGTGCCGCTCAACGAGTTCCACAACTACACGCTCAACCCCGATGGCTCCATCCTGCAGACGACCGCTGGCGCGCGTCCGCTCGATGGCCTCATTTCGGACAACGTGTACCCCACCACGGGTGACAGCCGCTACCGCAACCAGCTGCAGGAATGGCTGGGCAACGGCAATTTCTATTCGAGCAACGTGCAGGTGGGCTACCGCCGCGGCGGCACCAACCTGAACAGCTCGTTCACGTCGGATCACAACGCCGGCGTGCTGCCGTTCCGTTCGGGCCAGTTCCGTCAGTCGGCCCGCGCCAACGTGGACCAGCAGATCAACAGCAAGGTGGACTTCGGGACGTCGGTCACGTACTCGCTGAACCGCAATGACTACGATCCGAACGACAGCCAGGGCTGGTTCGCCCTGCTGCAGGCGCCGCCCGACATCGATCTGACGCGCCCGAACGGCCCGAACGATCCGGTTGAGTTCAACCCGGTGCTGCCGTCATGGGCCGCCAACGCCCGTGGCAACCCGCTCTATGGCCTCAAGAACTCGGCCCTCGAGCTGCGTCGCGAGCGCTTCCTTGGCTCGGCCAACCTGCGCTACCGTCCCACCGATTGGCTGCGCATCGAAGGCCAGTACGGCACGGACCGCTCCAACACGGGCAGCCAGTCGTACGACTTCAAGGGCTTCCTGAATTCGTCGGGCCTCCCGACCGATGGTAGCCTTGGTCTCTCCACGGGCGTGAACGTTGCCGAGAACATTCAGGGTAACATCATCGCCAGCAAGCTGTTCTTCGGAAACCTGCAGTCCACCACGCGCGCCACGTACCTGCTCGAAAAGCAGACCAACAACGGCTTCAGCGCGTCGGGTAACGTGCTCACCGTCGTGGGTGTGCCCGACCTTGACGCCGTGAACCCGGCCAACAACTTCGTTGGCTCGAGCCGCACGACGCGCAACGCGCAGAACTACTTCGTGTCGCAGGCGTTCGACTACAAGGACAAGTACGTCGCTGACTTCCTCGTGCGTCGTGACGCGTCGTCGCTCTTCGGCGCGGCCACGCGCTGGGCGAGCTTCTACCGTATGTCCGGCTCGTGGCGCTGGAATGAAGACCTCAAGATCCCCGGCATCCAGGAAGGCCGTCTCCGCGCCTCGCGCGGTACCGCCGGTGTTCGCCCGGGCTTCTTTGACCAGTACGAGACGTACAACGTGTCGCAGGGGCAGATCAGCAAGGCGCAGCTCGGCAACAAGAACCTGAAGCCGGCCACGCAGACCGAAAACGAATACGGCCTCAACGTCACGTTCCTCGACAAGTTTGACGCGGAACTCGTGTACGCCGCTCGTCAGACCGAAGATGCCTTCCTGAACGTGCCGCTGTCGCTGGCCCAGTCGGGTGGTTTCACGTCGCAGGTGCAGAACGCCGCGACCGTGTCGGCCAAGACGTGGGAATTCTCGCTCCAGACCCGTCTGTATGACGGTAAGGACGTGGGCTACTCCATTGGCTTCACCGCCGACCGTACCCGTCAGCGCATCGACAAGCTCGGCCGCGCCCCGTTCCGCGTCGGTGCCGGTGGGCAGAGCCAGAACGTCTTCTTCTACAAGGAAGGCGAAGCGCTCGGCATCATCTACGGCAAGAAGTGGCTCCGCTCGATGGACGAAGTTGCGCAGCAGAACCTCGATCCGGCGCTGTACACGATGAACAGCGACGGCTACGTCGTGCTCAAGAGCCGCCTTGGTCTGGGCTCGGAAGCGCCCATCGCGTTCAAGGATGAGAGCGGCAGCGATCAGGTTGTGATTGGTGACGTGAACCCCGACTTCTCGTTCGGCTTCACGCAGAACCTGCGCTTCAAGAACCTGTCGGTGTACGCGCTCATCGATGGTGTGAAGGGCGGCGACATCTACAACTTCACGAAGCAGTGGATGTATCAGGACGGCCGTCACGGCACGCAGGGACAGGGCAACCGTCCCGAAGCCGATCGTCGCCCACTCGCCTGGTATTCGGGTGGTCTGTACGACGGCCTTGGCGCCAACTCGCACTTCGTCGAAGACGGCAGCTATGCGCGTCTCCGCGAGCTCAGCGTGGCCTACCAGTTCACGCCGAATCTGCTGCGGAAGGTTGGCATCAACGGCCTGGCCAACGGCTTCAAGTTCTCGGTGGTTGGTCGCAACCTGCTGACGTGGACGGATTACACGGGCTTCGACCCCGAAGCAACCTCGGGCGGCGACTTCAACTTCCGCATCGACGGCTTCCGGTACCCGAATTTCCGCACGATCACGGCGATGATCGACGTGTCGTTCTGA
- a CDS encoding RagB/SusD family nutrient uptake outer membrane protein, translated as MKTRILRSMLAPAAMLSVAACAELEVANPNNPDIARALASPADVAKIGKSSVNSWFIVSTHQEPYMMLQVTADAGTSNFGNFGMRFNNLEPRIAYNNNSAGTDAAATVRPWDSNYGALGAANDALKAIAAGIVIPGTDGNAKTQSAALFAQAGALTNLALLFDKAFVITERTDLSKAPELIPYAQVRDSALKSWDAVISLTAGKTWTWDADVLPLTVPQTAANINRVANTMAARTLMLSARTGAENTATNWQRVLAYADKGITGTGLTDIDFSVLNDGDNVWYSQIQNYGNLDSWTRVDQRLVNRMAPNVPAKYAGTNVAPVPVDRRLGAVTTPCTGAGQPAACLTGITTDYVYLGTVIGDPARGIYMQSPYYHRRWREVSFAVAGSTKAGKAMPYVLAAENDLMIAEALVRTNGDLNRAATLVNKTRVTRGGLDPVAANSAALLAAISYERDVELLNTNGLTLFDGRRLEQIQAGTFRQIPIPAKELETLRLPIYTFGG; from the coding sequence GTGAAGACTCGTATCCTTCGCTCGATGCTGGCGCCCGCCGCGATGTTGTCTGTCGCGGCCTGCGCCGAGCTCGAGGTGGCCAATCCGAACAACCCCGATATTGCGCGCGCGCTGGCCAGTCCGGCCGACGTCGCCAAGATCGGCAAGTCGTCGGTGAACAGTTGGTTCATCGTCTCGACGCACCAGGAGCCGTACATGATGCTCCAGGTCACGGCAGACGCTGGAACGTCCAACTTCGGCAACTTCGGCATGCGCTTCAACAACCTTGAGCCGCGCATTGCCTACAACAACAATTCGGCCGGCACAGACGCTGCGGCCACCGTACGCCCGTGGGACAGCAACTACGGCGCGCTCGGTGCTGCCAACGATGCGCTGAAGGCGATCGCGGCCGGTATCGTAATTCCGGGAACGGACGGCAACGCCAAGACGCAATCCGCGGCGCTCTTCGCTCAGGCGGGTGCGCTCACCAATCTGGCGCTGCTGTTTGACAAGGCCTTCGTCATCACGGAGCGCACGGATCTTTCCAAGGCCCCAGAGTTGATCCCGTACGCGCAGGTGCGTGACTCGGCGCTCAAGAGCTGGGATGCCGTTATTTCCCTCACGGCCGGCAAGACGTGGACGTGGGACGCTGACGTGTTGCCGCTCACCGTGCCGCAGACGGCCGCCAACATCAACCGCGTTGCCAACACCATGGCGGCGCGTACGCTCATGTTGTCGGCTCGTACGGGTGCGGAAAACACGGCCACCAACTGGCAGCGCGTGTTGGCTTACGCCGACAAGGGCATCACCGGCACGGGCCTCACCGACATCGACTTCAGCGTCCTCAACGACGGTGACAACGTCTGGTACAGCCAGATCCAGAACTACGGCAACCTCGATTCCTGGACCCGCGTGGACCAGCGTCTCGTGAACCGTATGGCCCCGAACGTTCCGGCCAAGTACGCCGGCACCAACGTGGCCCCGGTGCCTGTTGACCGTCGTTTGGGCGCGGTGACCACGCCGTGCACCGGCGCCGGTCAGCCGGCGGCTTGCCTCACCGGCATCACCACCGATTACGTGTATCTCGGCACGGTCATTGGTGACCCGGCGCGCGGTATCTACATGCAGTCGCCGTATTACCACCGCCGTTGGCGCGAAGTGTCGTTCGCGGTGGCCGGTTCCACCAAGGCCGGCAAGGCCATGCCATACGTGCTCGCTGCCGAAAACGATCTCATGATCGCCGAAGCGCTGGTGCGCACGAATGGTGACCTCAACCGCGCCGCGACGCTCGTGAACAAGACGCGTGTCACGCGTGGTGGTTTGGACCCGGTTGCTGCGAACTCCGCTGCGCTGCTCGCCGCCATCAGCTACGAGCGCGACGTGGAATTGCTCAACACGAACGGCTTGACGTTGTTTGATGGCCGTCGCCTCGAGCAGATCCAGGCGGGCACGTTCCGTCAGATCCCGATTCCTGCCAAGGAACTCGAGACGCTGCGTCTCCCCATCTACACGTTCGGCGGCTGA
- a CDS encoding 3-deoxy-D-manno-octulosonic acid transferase: MNPLLRPLYAGAVSLARAAALIAPDAPHKVWRSLRARRGVLARWRQQAAQTRDTQRPLVWMHAPSVGEGLQARPVAHALREEHPQVQLAYSFFSPSAESFAASIGADLTGYLPFDSAHDADAMLDALRPSVLVFVKLDVWPVLVERAAARGIPVLMLSATLAASSGRRGVLSGALLHDAYGALARVGAIDADHGARLVELGVQYERIVTTGDTRFDQVWQRAQRVSRRSAPVSSTASSRPTVVAGSTWPADETVLLPAWEQLRKKIPDVRLIIAPHEPTPSHVDSLLRWARAAGFRAATLSDIERVGDERTADVIVVDRVGVLGDLYANANVAYVGGGFHSAGLHSAIEPAAFGAPVVFGPGHHMSREAGLLLQAGGAAEVHDVETMRHTLVRWLRDETARAEAGHAAQEIVARERGATQRSVSLVAEYLSVGVG, translated from the coding sequence ATGAATCCGCTGCTCCGCCCCCTGTACGCCGGCGCGGTGAGTCTCGCCCGTGCTGCCGCCCTCATTGCACCCGACGCTCCCCACAAGGTCTGGCGTTCGCTACGCGCACGTCGCGGTGTGCTAGCGCGCTGGCGCCAGCAAGCAGCACAAACTCGCGACACGCAGCGGCCGTTGGTGTGGATGCACGCCCCATCCGTGGGCGAAGGCCTGCAGGCCCGTCCGGTCGCTCATGCCCTGCGAGAGGAGCACCCGCAGGTACAGCTGGCGTATTCCTTCTTTTCGCCCAGCGCGGAATCGTTTGCGGCCTCGATTGGCGCCGACCTTACCGGCTATCTGCCCTTCGATTCGGCCCACGACGCTGACGCCATGCTGGACGCGTTACGGCCGTCGGTGCTGGTATTTGTGAAGCTCGATGTGTGGCCAGTACTGGTGGAGCGAGCGGCTGCGCGTGGTATTCCCGTGCTCATGCTGAGCGCAACGCTCGCAGCATCATCGGGGCGACGCGGTGTACTCTCGGGGGCACTGTTGCACGACGCCTATGGCGCTCTTGCGCGCGTGGGAGCGATTGATGCGGACCATGGTGCTCGGCTCGTAGAGCTGGGGGTGCAATACGAACGCATCGTAACCACCGGCGACACGCGGTTTGATCAGGTGTGGCAGCGCGCGCAACGGGTGAGCCGGAGGAGCGCGCCGGTATCCTCCACGGCAAGTTCGCGTCCCACCGTGGTGGCGGGCTCCACCTGGCCGGCGGACGAGACGGTGCTGTTGCCGGCGTGGGAACAGCTGCGCAAGAAAATCCCCGACGTTCGGCTCATCATTGCTCCGCACGAACCCACCCCAAGCCATGTGGACTCATTGCTGCGCTGGGCCCGTGCAGCAGGATTCCGGGCCGCCACCTTGAGCGATATTGAACGGGTGGGCGATGAGCGCACGGCTGATGTCATTGTCGTAGACCGGGTGGGCGTGCTGGGCGACCTCTATGCCAACGCCAACGTGGCGTACGTTGGTGGAGGATTTCACTCGGCTGGGTTGCATTCGGCCATTGAGCCGGCGGCGTTTGGGGCGCCGGTGGTCTTTGGCCCGGGGCACCACATGAGCCGTGAAGCGGGGCTCTTGCTCCAGGCCGGGGGAGCCGCCGAAGTACACGATGTGGAGACCATGCGGCATACACTGGTGCGCTGGCTGCGGGACGAGACGGCACGGGCGGAGGCGGGTCACGCAGCGCAGGAGATTGTGGCGCGGGAACGTGGAGCAACCCAGCGCAGTGTCTCGCTGGTGGCCGAGTATCTGTCGGTCGGCGTTGGCTGA
- a CDS encoding DsbA family protein, which yields MSRTLTVFRSVALTLTLGAVVACGRADAASRQMDSSASAGQGAATPASAVTSAPSLSGAGTDSLANMAMMQAADKSRLLGPEQAMWVVMVSDFQCPYCKQWHDSSMAQLKRDYINPGKIRFAYMHLPLESIHPHARAEAQASLCAGVQGKFWEYADALFASYNTVKTMGDVSPLLSRIAKDMTLNVPAFDKCRTSAPIAALVSNDIAQANQAGVQSTPSFIVGSFLVQGAMPYKDFRKAIDTALAVAKAAKGATSR from the coding sequence ATGTCTCGCACCCTTACAGTTTTCCGGTCCGTCGCCCTGACGTTGACCCTCGGCGCGGTCGTGGCGTGTGGCCGGGCCGATGCGGCATCGCGGCAGATGGACTCCAGCGCCAGCGCCGGGCAGGGCGCCGCAACGCCCGCTTCCGCCGTAACCAGTGCGCCGTCCCTGTCAGGCGCCGGCACCGACTCCCTGGCCAACATGGCCATGATGCAGGCCGCCGATAAGAGCCGACTGCTGGGCCCGGAGCAGGCCATGTGGGTGGTCATGGTCAGTGACTTCCAGTGCCCCTACTGCAAACAGTGGCACGACTCCTCCATGGCGCAGCTCAAGCGTGACTACATCAATCCGGGGAAAATCCGGTTTGCGTACATGCACCTGCCTCTGGAGAGCATCCATCCGCACGCGCGGGCCGAGGCGCAGGCGTCGCTGTGTGCCGGCGTGCAGGGGAAATTCTGGGAGTATGCTGACGCACTCTTCGCGAGCTACAACACCGTGAAGACCATGGGCGACGTGTCACCGCTGCTCTCGCGGATTGCCAAGGACATGACGCTCAACGTGCCCGCCTTCGACAAGTGCCGTACCTCGGCGCCCATTGCCGCCCTGGTGTCGAACGACATCGCGCAGGCCAACCAGGCCGGTGTGCAGTCGACGCCGTCGTTCATTGTGGGCAGCTTCCTGGTGCAGGGCGCCATGCCCTACAAGGACTTCCGGAAGGCCATCGACACCGCATTGGCGGTGGCAAAAGCGGCCAAAGGCGCCACTTCGCGCTGA
- a CDS encoding TPM domain-containing protein — translation MPASENTLINRACSRAVRMAALLTVACLGLLPLRVMAQPPALPQPVGYVNDFANVISPDAEARLVSLAERLNAATRGDMVVVTLPDLGGRPVEEVSLRLGREWKVGANAQIGDAARNAGVIILIVPKETATDGRGRCRIEVGQGAEGFITDATAGELCREQTDRFRAQDYSGALEGLSFAVADRYAAAFNVTLDGQPREVRRSSRSRNQDGGFPIVLVIIIVFFVLSSLGGNRRRGCVGCIPIPVPGPGVFTGGSSGWGGGGFGGGGGGGFGGFGGGGGFSGGGGGSDW, via the coding sequence GTGCCAGCTTCTGAGAACACGCTGATCAATCGCGCCTGCTCCCGCGCCGTCCGTATGGCGGCGTTGCTGACCGTGGCTTGCCTGGGCCTGCTGCCGCTCCGCGTGATGGCGCAGCCTCCGGCCTTGCCGCAGCCGGTTGGCTATGTGAACGATTTCGCCAACGTCATCTCTCCCGATGCCGAGGCGCGGTTGGTGTCGCTTGCCGAGCGGCTCAACGCGGCCACGCGCGGCGATATGGTGGTGGTCACCCTCCCCGATCTCGGGGGGCGTCCGGTGGAGGAAGTGTCGCTGCGCCTCGGCCGCGAGTGGAAGGTGGGCGCCAACGCGCAGATTGGGGATGCCGCGCGCAACGCCGGTGTGATCATCCTGATCGTGCCCAAGGAAACCGCGACAGATGGTCGCGGCCGTTGCCGCATTGAGGTGGGGCAGGGCGCCGAGGGGTTCATTACCGACGCGACCGCGGGCGAGCTGTGCCGCGAGCAGACCGACCGCTTCCGCGCCCAGGACTATTCGGGCGCCCTGGAGGGGTTGTCGTTTGCCGTGGCTGATCGATATGCGGCGGCGTTCAACGTCACGTTGGATGGACAACCGCGAGAGGTTCGTCGGTCGTCGCGCAGCCGCAATCAGGACGGCGGATTCCCGATCGTCCTGGTCATCATCATCGTATTCTTTGTGCTCAGCTCATTGGGCGGAAATCGCCGTCGTGGCTGTGTGGGATGCATTCCCATTCCGGTTCCGGGCCCCGGTGTGTTCACCGGTGGGTCCAGTGGCTGGGGCGGTGGTGGTTTTGGCGGTGGCGGTGGTGGTGGATTTGGCGGCTTCGGTGGTGGTGGTGGATTCAGCGGAGGTGGTGGTGGCTCAGACTGGTAA
- a CDS encoding nucleotidyltransferase domain-containing protein, whose amino-acid sequence MAQTGKQPGQTMTLEALVAQLRQAHGDALRAVVLYGSAASGEDIAGKSDINVLLIADTLPLATLRALGQTMRGWQEAGNPPVLEMTAQEWQSSADIFPMEYADILERHKVLFGTLPLEGVVVQAADLRLQVEQEAMGKLLRLRRGVMVAGTDTERQQELLRASLSTLLVIFRAVMRLHGEQPPRDAGQVVSWIGARCGFAVESYDRVAALKRGTVLPAGETEGVLEGYVAGMTALVAYLNQYAG is encoded by the coding sequence GTGGCTCAGACTGGTAAGCAGCCGGGACAGACGATGACGCTCGAGGCCCTGGTGGCCCAGTTGCGTCAGGCCCACGGTGATGCCCTGCGCGCGGTGGTGCTCTATGGCTCTGCGGCGAGCGGAGAAGACATTGCCGGGAAATCCGACATCAACGTACTGCTCATTGCCGATACGTTGCCGCTGGCGACGCTGCGTGCGCTGGGGCAGACCATGCGGGGCTGGCAGGAAGCGGGCAATCCGCCGGTGTTGGAGATGACGGCGCAGGAGTGGCAGTCGTCGGCCGACATCTTCCCCATGGAGTACGCCGACATTCTGGAGCGGCATAAGGTGCTCTTTGGCACGTTACCGCTGGAAGGCGTTGTGGTGCAGGCGGCGGATCTGCGTTTGCAGGTGGAGCAGGAAGCCATGGGCAAGCTGTTGCGGCTGCGCCGCGGCGTCATGGTGGCCGGCACGGATACGGAGCGACAGCAGGAGCTGCTGCGCGCCAGCCTCAGCACGCTGCTGGTCATCTTCCGGGCCGTCATGCGCCTGCATGGCGAACAGCCACCACGGGACGCCGGGCAAGTGGTGTCCTGGATAGGGGCGCGCTGCGGCTTTGCCGTAGAGTCGTACGACCGGGTCGCCGCGCTCAAGCGTGGCACGGTGCTCCCGGCGGGTGAGACCGAAGGGGTGCTCGAGGGGTATGTAGCCGGTATGACGGCGCTGGTGGCGTATCTCAACCAGTACGCCGGCTAG
- a CDS encoding LemA family protein, with product MMVALTLPLALGACGYNTIQSYDEQAAQAMKNIDAQLQRRADLIPNLVNTVKGFAAQEEKVLTEVTQARAGLMGALQKPGGTNPAELANANQQLTGALGRLTVAVEAYPELKSNENFLRLQDELTGTENRIAVSRTDYNGAVRQYNEYIRKFPAVMTAKATGAKPREYFEVTDAASRAAPTVDFEKK from the coding sequence ATGATGGTCGCGCTCACTCTGCCGCTCGCCCTTGGGGCGTGCGGGTACAACACGATTCAGTCGTACGACGAGCAGGCGGCGCAGGCCATGAAGAACATCGATGCGCAGCTGCAGCGTCGTGCCGATCTCATTCCGAATCTCGTGAACACGGTGAAGGGTTTCGCCGCCCAGGAAGAAAAGGTGCTCACCGAGGTCACGCAGGCCCGTGCCGGTCTGATGGGGGCGTTGCAGAAGCCGGGTGGTACCAATCCGGCCGAGCTGGCGAACGCCAATCAGCAGCTCACCGGCGCGCTGGGGCGTCTCACGGTGGCCGTGGAAGCGTATCCTGAGCTCAAGTCCAACGAGAACTTCCTGCGCCTGCAGGATGAGCTCACCGGCACCGAGAACCGGATTGCCGTGTCACGCACCGACTATAACGGCGCGGTGCGGCAGTACAACGAGTATATCCGGAAGTTCCCGGCCGTCATGACCGCCAAGGCCACCGGCGCGAAGCCCCGCGAATACTTTGAAGTCACCGACGCCGCATCGCGCGCTGCGCCAACGGTCGACTTCGAGAAGAAGTGA
- a CDS encoding PilW family protein, with product MSTPRIPARGRRRGGFTLPEVLISLTVAMVVISGAVAFSVQSWTTRRGWTVRETVDRDARFVGLSLARDVQEAGIAFTSTAVFASVDTYGDTISILSVPYEPTEAGVYPIYNDGDTLPTYPPGGTCGATCIDFQRVNGAFDLESGDLARLQVGSTRRLLLLTSVVSRPNNLFRVNFLPIEKLVNRPSGLDSLLLMRAGTSIQKANLVMYWRDPSRQYLMRASKLDLSGQPVGATMAGNVEAFQAKLLFTTGAEHGTYNGIDADTTNDGNDIIGVKVRAKIRSTKSDPTVNDGQPIARWYEWRVAPRNLLYEKNRM from the coding sequence ATGTCTACGCCTCGTATTCCTGCCCGTGGTCGGCGTCGTGGCGGCTTCACGTTGCCGGAAGTCCTCATTTCGCTCACGGTCGCCATGGTGGTCATCAGTGGGGCCGTGGCGTTCTCCGTGCAGAGCTGGACCACCCGACGCGGATGGACGGTGCGCGAAACGGTAGACCGTGACGCCCGCTTCGTGGGGCTCTCGCTGGCACGCGATGTTCAGGAAGCGGGCATAGCCTTCACAAGCACCGCGGTCTTTGCCTCGGTCGACACGTACGGCGATACCATTTCCATTCTCTCCGTGCCATACGAGCCCACGGAGGCCGGCGTGTATCCCATTTACAACGATGGCGACACGCTACCCACGTACCCGCCGGGTGGAACGTGCGGCGCAACCTGCATTGATTTTCAGCGGGTGAACGGCGCGTTTGATCTGGAGTCGGGCGATCTGGCACGATTGCAGGTGGGAAGCACCCGCCGGCTGTTGTTGCTCACGTCCGTAGTGAGTCGCCCCAACAATCTCTTCCGGGTAAACTTCCTCCCCATTGAGAAGCTGGTGAACAGACCGTCAGGGCTGGACAGTCTGCTGCTCATGCGTGCGGGCACCTCGATTCAGAAGGCCAATCTGGTGATGTATTGGCGGGACCCCTCGCGGCAATATCTCATGCGGGCCAGCAAACTCGACTTGAGTGGACAGCCCGTTGGCGCAACAATGGCCGGCAACGTCGAGGCGTTCCAGGCAAAGCTGCTCTTCACCACCGGCGCCGAACACGGGACCTACAATGGCATTGATGCCGATACGACCAACGATGGCAACGATATCATTGGCGTGAAGGTGCGGGCCAAGATTCGCAGCACCAAAAGTGATCCGACGGTGAACGATGGGCAACCCATCGCACGCTGGTACGAATGGCGCGTAGCCCCGCGCAACCTGCTTTATGAGAAGAACAGGATGTGA
- a CDS encoding type IV pilus modification PilV family protein, which yields MTAHAQRRRLPRARRARKGFTLISMMVAMVLLIVGVSALGTANASTITLQTLAQNRTNAIALARSYVEEVRTRDPWLVESEGAVRLNADGVASSTGAYVRTMTVRETRNNLVEIEVRLDYPRATQPVKLTTSLFRGNGLSGAN from the coding sequence ATGACAGCTCATGCGCAGCGGCGGCGCCTGCCGCGTGCACGTCGGGCACGGAAAGGCTTTACGCTCATCTCGATGATGGTGGCGATGGTGTTGCTCATTGTCGGGGTATCGGCGTTGGGGACCGCCAACGCCTCCACGATCACGCTGCAAACGCTGGCCCAAAACCGCACGAACGCCATTGCGCTGGCCCGCAGCTACGTGGAGGAAGTGCGCACTCGCGATCCATGGCTGGTGGAAAGCGAAGGGGCCGTGCGGTTGAACGCGGATGGGGTGGCCAGCAGTACAGGCGCCTATGTCCGTACCATGACGGTGCGCGAAACGCGCAACAATCTGGTGGAGATTGAAGTCCGCCTGGATTACCCGCGCGCCACGCAGCCGGTGAAACTCACCACGTCGCTGTTCCGCGGGAACGGCCTCTCCGGAGCCAACTGA